The following is a genomic window from Polypterus senegalus isolate Bchr_013 unplaced genomic scaffold, ASM1683550v1 scaffold_3703, whole genome shotgun sequence.
ATTTTTCCCTCAATTTTATCTATGGATTTTTTATTGACCAATTACTATGACTTAAGCCTCCACCAAAGAACACTGTTCTTTTTGgggaatattttttattaacttatttattgaagaaacactgcactttattttgtttttgaacactttgttttgttgtattgTCAAACCATTAAGCACTTACCATCTCCTTTTGCTCATGTGTGTCCTTATTGCTCGGCTCATCCTCAGAGTTGACTATTGACATCTTAGTTTCAACAGAGTGTGCTAGATGAGGGCAACCAAGGCCATCATAAACCGTTTAAGAACATGAGGATCAGACAGGCCACAGAGGAGTCACAGGGCGGCTTTGAGTCAACATATTCCAATGTCTTTAAAACAGACAAGTGGGCATTAGCACAAAACAACTGCTAAGAACAACAAGGACAAACTCGGGTTCAAGTCTGACCTCACATGACTGGGCCAAGACAAAGAACTGGGAGGACTAGAAAAAGTCAGAGCACAGCCTGGAGAAATGGAGCAGAGAGGACAAGTGGAAGAGCTGAGAAAAGCTTGGGGACATTTCTGTGCACATGGCTGTGTGACAAGTGACAACTAGTAACTCAcaacaagaagaaaatgtaaagttgCTCAACCCAGCCTGATAGACCAGCTGGACCAACCAGCTGCTGTTCACTTCCACTACACCACATTAGGAAGTGATGCACTGTGACAGTACTTTCATGACATTTCCCATTCATGAAGTTTCGTCATGCATGCATCCTAGTTAAATTGTTGTCATCACATTATAATTACTCACATCACTGGAATTTAGTCACTTGTGTTTCACGTGTTTCTAAACTAATACCATgaaaaattcataaatatttggaggGCAGACCATCCATCTCATATAACAAGGCAGCTTTAGCTTTTCCTAAAGGTGACAATCATCTCCAAGTGCTTAAAAGCCACCACCATCATACCTGAGTCTTCTTCCTCAGTGACCATCACCCAATGGCAGTCACACCAGTCATCATAAGAGGCTACTTATGAGGCACATGACCACTGATGTCACAGCCTCATATGACCCACTTCAGTTTATCACTCTAGTGATCTTATGTCCTTCACCTGGCCCTGTACCACCTCAATGAAAAGGACATTTTTCCACATGAAAAGCATCTGAATTGAGATTTGGCACCACACAGAGGTTGACATCACCAGATGTTGTTCATTGGTAGACCTAAGTGAGTGAGAAGGAGCAGAgcacctctccagtgtctccatatactcacgTGATGGCCCATTGACTACTTTGTTggaaagcatcaaggatttgaacttaatgtgtgctccTACAGAGAGCCAAAGTAGgaatctgaagagaggagtgacatgtgtctGTCTTGGCTGTTTGAAAACAAGATGGCTGCTGCAGTAGCTTGATAGCATATGTGGGTGCTCCTGCTAGTAGGACATTGCAGTAATTCATGACAAGACCAAAACGTGGACCAGAAGTTAGGCTGTGTATTCATTCAGAAAAATTCATTGTAGATGTTATACAGAGTGTATCTGCATGAACACGAGACATCAGAAATGTGGTCAGAGAAAAATGGCTGCTTGTCACCCCCCCAGGACTGTGTACTGAGTTGAGGTGTCAATGACAATGAGCTGTGCAGAGATGGGGAACTGAACAGACTGTCAGACTGGGATAACAAGAAGCTCCATTTTTgtcaggttgagctgtagatggtggttCTTCGTCCAAGCTGAAATACCAGTAAGATATGCAGAGACTCTCACTGATACCATGCTTTCCTCAGGGGGGAACAACAGGTACAGCTGTGAATCATCAGAAGAGCACAGATATGAAAAACCATTGGATTGGATGATGGGGTCCAGTGAGATGGCATAGAGAGAGATGAGTAGAGGATTCAGCATTGATTCTTGAGGCAGACCTGTGCATGTCTGAAAACCCCTGACACAGAGAGAGTAGAGAATTGATGGACCTGGCCCAGGTTTCATTTAGGGATATAGTGTGCACTCCTAAGGTGGTTCAGGAGGAGATTACAGACAAGACACTTAGAGATAGGTGGGTCAAAGTCACAAGGTGAAAAGTAAAGGGTTTACACTGACCGGGGGCATCAACCCTCTGAAATCAGAAGTATCAAACTGTTTTCAAGTCCTTGAGTTGGACGGTGTCACTGAAGATGCTGAGGTGGACGGCAGGTACGAGGACCCCAACAGGCCACCTGGAAACCTGTTctcagaaagagagaggtagtgatagctGGGGACTTAATCATTAGTGGGATTTAAAAGCAGGTGTGCTACATAGAGAGAGAGTCTCACATGGTGTGTTGCCTTTCAGTTGCGCAGGTAGGAGGAAGGGTAGATAGTCTcttggtgagagagagacagggagGAGAGGTGGCAGGATCAGGACAGCAggcagagcgggggtggatccagttgttatTGTCCATGTAGGAACAAATGACATAGATAAGGGTAGTTTCTGTCAGTTTTGTGATCCAAATTTTAAGAGTTAGGTGCCAGCCttaggagcagaactgacaaaatagtcttctccgaagttctgcctgtgccacgcgccagtccaggtaagattgaggggATTAGAAgacttaacgcgtggctcaaatcttggtgcagggtagaagagtataggtttatggggcattgggactccttttggaacagatgggacctgttctgctgTGACAGATTATATCTGAACCACCAATGTGTTGGGGAAGcgtatgagtaggttagtcgaGGATTTTTTAAACTAGAGAATGAGGGGGCGGGGAGTTtagttttttaaaactgtattttttacttattaatgTTATAAAAGAGTCCCACCCATTTATTGTGTGagaaaaaaagtttcagttaTTTCACGGAAGACACACATTTTATGAATGACACATAATTATCTCAGTTGGCAACAACCTCCAAAATTGCTGATCATGATTTCCCAAAAAATGCCCTAAAAGTTGTCAGCCGTCTGGTTAACTTGTAATTCAGGATGAAATGGTAAAGAtgtctgaattttgtttttttattttacttgtgatCCACAACACCAACTGTGGTGAGTTTGTACCGTAATGtgtgtgacagatggccgggcCCACGcctggagttctgtgcagctctgtgggtttccttaggcgctgccagggggtgctgcaacaggagcgtctggccccttttgggcactggtttcacttTACCTGGAAGTTCAGCCGGATGGTGataatcaaccacctggagcacttccgggtacctgataaaagggagccagcgaccaccactcggcagccagagtcgggaggaggaggacaaggttgcttgggaggagtggtggtgcaagagaGGATAGTGCTGGTGTGGTTTATTTAtgctttatttgggactgtgttgtggctggagggattacgaggaagacgtgccctccagcagaagaaaaataaaaagtattttctttttatacgtGTCTCCCATGTCCAATCTGTGCCGGGTCTGGtgcaatatagtgcctttattgcATGTGCTAAACACTTGTATTCATTCAAGAGTTGTGTCAGTCCAGGGGCAGGTGTGCAATGAAGACCCCTGTCAGGCCTTTGCACCCGGGCACTCCATCTGGTAAATGGTActtgacagtaaaaaaaaaaaaagaaaaccatcagTGCACCAGGTAATACTTTTCTTTTTGTGCAGTTGTACTGATTAATTCAGTCTGACTCCACACACAGGCTGCATGGCCAATGATTTGTCAGCCATTCAGTACAGAGAGTATGTAGACTTAGTCATGGGGTCTAACTGTAGATTGAATGGCCAAGATATGTGATGTAAGTGATTTTAACAACATGCGACTGTCAAGGCCTGTGCAGGGAGTACCATAATCTCAGAATAAGCAGCCATCCTGGGATTTCACAGTTGACAGCCTCAGGCTACAAAGAATGAAGTGACAAACTGAACACATCCAGTGATTGGCAGTTCTTTAGATTAAAACACTGCATTTAATGAGAGAGGTAGAAGAGAGGATGGCTAGACATGTTCAAGACAACAGAACAGACACAGAAACTCAATATCAGCTCTTTATAACAGTGCTGTGAAGATCAACATCTCTGAACACGAAACACATCAAAGCTTGTGGTGCAGGCTGGGGTCTGCTCCTCAAAGCTATGAAGATATCAACACCACAATGGGTGTCTGAACAGCAAAGCTAACTTGTGAGCATCCATAGACAGATGATTGAATGTGAGTCTGCAATCAGAGATTCGAGTTAAACAAACATCAGAAATGTCACTCACCTGAATGAACAAATGACTGGGTGGTCAGCAGAGACACGTGGCATTATGGGAAACAGGAGTTGGGGGGGGGGAAAGGAGATGGGAACGGAGAGAAGATAAAGGGAGAAGAATTGAGAGCTGTAAATAAATTGAATAGTGGTGACAGGACATCACAACTAGAGGGCAGAGCTGAGCTAAGCAGAGGACTTGGGGACCTGCAGATTTGGCTGATGGTGACTTGGCAGACACTGAGATGTCTTATGCGATGTCCTGGACAAAAGTGAGCGGGAGAAGAcagaagtgtcacatgtcagCCTTGTCCTCCATCTCCATTATGTCATCACTCCTAAAGTTAGGCCCAGTGTTTGTCCTTTTAAACCAACAGAGTGTCATTGTCACCATCTATTTACTGTGACGTGAGGAGAGTCCATCATGACTAACAGCTGAGTGTTAAGATCTGAAGTGACCAGAATGTCTCACAGTTGTCTTTACATGATGACCTACAAATCAGACAAAATGAGTCCTGAATGATACAATGAAATCCCACTTTGTCAACCCccattgtcaccttctacaagTCCATGTGGCCTCTCAAGTGCAGGACGCTGTCAGTCTCATTTCTTTGAAGTTCATGTCCAATATTAATGTCCGTGTGTCTGTTTCAAAGACTTCTCACCTGTCAGTACAGCATGAAGGCAGGAGACCCTCTCAGGTGTTTGTTGCCTTACTTATAAGAACAGCGGTGGTCTTGGGTTCAATCAGGCTCTGTAAAAAGTAGAAATGCCAGCAGTCATTGAGCCTTTGAGCTCTGTGGCCTTCTGTCtgtccctcctcatgtcctcacttctctttctttatctccaCAGTCTGTCTGAATGTCatctcacctccagatgttgctcatCTCTCTCCTCAGTCCTCTCTTCTCCACACTCACAGCTGACTGAACTGGACCTGAGAGACAACAACCTGGGAGATTCAGGAGCTCATCAGCTGTGTGAGGGTCTGCGGACCTCAAACTGTAAATTAGTGACACTGAGGTGAGTAAACAGGGTGAGGTGTGTGGGGTTATGAAGTTACAGCTGACCACCTGATGGACAGACTGATCACAGGACACCACATGGACTGATTGAAGGAAGGAGAAGAACAGGCAGTGGGACGAAAAGGACAAAGAGCAGTAGACAACTGGAGCTGGATGGAGGTGACAGACAGAGAGGACAACAAAGATAATGAGAGACGGCAGAAGGAGAACAACAAGATGGAGGAGTTTGAGATGAGCTGAGAAAAGCAAGAGCAGAAAAGGAGGGCAGACAGAGGGACAAGGACACAGAGGAGAGGTGACAGGATCAGGACAGCAGgcagagtggacaggaggagagggTGGACAGTGTTATGGAGGTCACTTGAaactaacaaaagagaaaagagcCAATGTCAGCGGACAGAGTGGTGAGGGGACAACAAgaagaaagaagaggagagaaaatGAGAGAAAACAGGAGAGTGAGGAGGAGtgggaaagaaaataatagaaagaGAGACTGGACATTAATAAAGAGAGCAGGACACAGAAAGTGACCACAGAGGGGTCAACACCATGTCACCTGGACAGACCACCTTCTGTTGTGATTGCTCTAACAGTACAATATAACAAAAGGGTGAGGCCTCTAGAATAGCCCACCAAAAAAATGTCACCCCCAGGCAGGCCCACCCcaggcaaacaggaggcctcaGAAAGGAGCTCaggcttttaaattcaaaataaaatcaaaaagagtcTCAGAGTCATGAAGTGAGTCTGACCAGAGCGAGAACCGTGAAAACTCCAGCTGGAGCAGAGACAGGTCCACAAGTGGCCTTTATAAAATATGAGGTTTATTAACAAAAGAgccaaaggcaatccaaagctaaCAACATTCAAAAAGCACAAATTGTAAGAGAATCTGAACTGAGGAGCCAAAGGTTCAAAGACAAtaatcagaattaaaaacaaaagagcaaaatactCACAAAGACCACCAATCACCAGAGCGCAGTCAAATGAGGTGCAGCCTTTAGAGAGTTGGGGTGCGTCTTGGGATCTAacaacaaaatacaaggaacatgagagaactgcaagacacacacagagatactgaataataactaaatagaataaaaataacagataatacagaattaaacaaataatacattaacaGAACAATgtcataaaaacaatgaaaaacaatgaaggataataaaaataaaactatcagTGGGAGCCAAGAAGGCCCCCCAGCCTAACTAGAACACCTTCACTGATGAAGGATATTAAATGAAACCAAAAGACCTTCAGAGGACAGTGACCTGACTGGACAGTGAACTGAGTGACCAGCAGGGTGACACACATGACATGTGACTTAGGGAC
Proteins encoded in this region:
- the LOC120522034 gene encoding NACHT, LRR and PYD domains-containing protein 1b allele 4-like, which gives rise to MPAVIEPLSSVAFCLSLLMSSLLFLYLHSLSECHLTSRCCSSLSSVLSSPHSQLTELDLRDNNLGDSGAHQLCEGLRTSNCKLVTLRLSGIKISESEEQNLRSLQEELKRTGRQVDIKI